In a genomic window of Flavobacterium sp. KACC 22761:
- a CDS encoding LutC/YkgG family protein produces the protein MSSKADILRKIKQNQPDSVTALPDLKVLGSEQFDVLETYKTVLKNIGGNTVEVSNYAEVISYIKEHYNIEKRIVTTLSGLSEIASLDWTNDDPHSLKNVELTVVKAHFGVAENSALWVTDDILGQRVSPFIAQYLAIIVNKEKIYPTMHQAYEKIGNQEYGFGTFIAGPSKTADIEQSLVLGAHGARGLVVFILG, from the coding sequence ATGAGTAGTAAAGCCGATATATTACGTAAAATAAAACAGAATCAACCTGATTCTGTAACTGCTTTGCCAGACTTAAAAGTTTTAGGATCTGAACAATTCGATGTTTTAGAAACTTATAAAACCGTACTGAAAAACATTGGAGGAAACACTGTAGAAGTTTCAAATTATGCGGAAGTGATTTCGTATATCAAAGAGCATTATAACATTGAAAAACGCATTGTTACAACACTTTCTGGACTTTCTGAAATTGCAAGTTTAGATTGGACAAATGACGATCCGCATTCGCTTAAAAACGTGGAATTAACAGTTGTAAAAGCGCATTTTGGTGTTGCCGAAAACAGCGCGCTTTGGGTAACAGATGATATTTTAGGACAGCGTGTTTCTCCATTTATCGCGCAATATTTGGCTATTATAGTAAACAAAGAAAAGATATATCCAACAATGCATCAGGCATATGAAAAAATAGGAAATCAAGAATATGGTTTCGGAACTTTCATCGCCGGACCTTCAAAAACCGCTGATATTGAACAGTCTTTGGTTTTAGGTGCGCATGGCGCGAGGGGATTGGTTGTCTTTATTTTAGGGTAG
- a CDS encoding (Fe-S)-binding protein translates to MKIGLFIPCYVDQFYPKVGIATYELLQKLGCDVHFPMGQTCCGQPMANSGYEHLTKGCNANFISNFAGFDYIVCPSGSCVLHVKEHLHDDKLEVVASEMRKKVFELTEFIIDILDIHQINGNFPYRVGMHQSCHGQRGLKLSQMTELNAPFFSKPQQLLYKIKGLDLVSLSRKDECCGFGGTFCVTEEAVSVKMGQDRIKDHENQNVDYITGGDMSCLMHLEGILRRQNSRVKTIHIAEILNTMT, encoded by the coding sequence ATGAAAATCGGACTTTTTATACCGTGTTATGTCGATCAGTTTTACCCAAAAGTAGGAATCGCAACTTATGAGCTTTTACAAAAATTAGGCTGTGATGTTCATTTTCCTATGGGTCAAACCTGTTGCGGACAGCCAATGGCAAACAGCGGTTACGAGCATTTAACGAAAGGCTGCAACGCAAATTTTATTTCTAATTTTGCAGGATTTGATTATATCGTTTGTCCGTCAGGAAGCTGCGTTTTGCACGTAAAAGAGCATTTGCATGATGACAAACTCGAAGTTGTCGCGTCAGAAATGCGTAAAAAAGTATTCGAGTTAACCGAGTTTATTATTGATATTCTGGATATTCATCAAATAAACGGTAATTTTCCATATAGAGTCGGAATGCACCAAAGTTGCCACGGTCAGCGTGGTTTAAAGCTTTCGCAGATGACCGAATTGAACGCACCATTTTTTTCAAAACCACAGCAATTGCTTTATAAAATCAAAGGTTTGGATTTGGTTTCATTATCCAGAAAAGACGAATGTTGCGGTTTTGGAGGAACATTCTGCGTTACAGAAGAAGCTGTTTCAGTAAAAATGGGACAAGACCGAATCAAAGATCATGAAAATCAAAATGTAGATTATATAACAGGTGGAGACATGTCGTGTTTGATGCATTTGGAAGGTATTTTAAGAAGACAAAACAGTCGAGTAAAAACCATTCATATTGCCGAAATATTGAATACAATGACGTAA
- a CDS encoding FGGY-family carbohydrate kinase, whose product MNVVAIFDIGKTNKKVFLFDENYKIVWEKSVNLDETTDEDGFPCEDIDVLKNWILDRLSEIKELSNYVLKAINFSTYGASFVYIDENGKVLTPLYNYLKDYPEELKTAFYNKYKGEEKFAVKTASPVLGSLNSGMQIYRLKEEKPELFEKVQYCLHLPQYLSFLLTNEAFADITSIGCHTNLWNFKKMKYHKWLENEGISEKIPPLHYGKDVLKKEGDLAIGVGLHDSSSAIIPYTINFTEPFVLLSTGTWSISLNPFNNKPLTFDELQKDCLCYMQYTEKPVKAARLFSGNEHEVQAKRLAAHFDVPFDTFKDVYFDKNIVANLRALHFQIIYPKKYDFDILKECPFQKRDLSTFKSYETAYHQLMLDLVEQQVFSTNLVIHNSPVKKIFVDGGFSKNSIFMNLLAEAYPDIEVYAASMAQASALGAALAIHDNWNPKPIQNDLIDLKFYKH is encoded by the coding sequence ATGAATGTAGTTGCAATTTTTGATATTGGTAAAACAAACAAAAAGGTTTTTTTATTTGACGAAAATTATAAGATTGTTTGGGAAAAATCAGTAAATCTTGATGAAACCACAGATGAAGATGGTTTTCCTTGTGAAGATATCGATGTCCTGAAAAACTGGATATTAGATCGATTATCCGAAATAAAAGAACTGTCTAACTATGTTTTAAAAGCAATCAATTTTAGTACATACGGCGCTAGTTTTGTGTACATTGATGAAAACGGAAAAGTTTTGACTCCTCTGTATAATTACTTAAAAGATTATCCAGAGGAATTAAAAACAGCGTTTTACAACAAATATAAAGGCGAGGAGAAATTTGCAGTCAAAACGGCTTCTCCAGTTTTAGGAAGCCTGAATTCTGGAATGCAGATTTATAGGCTTAAAGAAGAAAAACCAGAGCTTTTTGAAAAAGTGCAATATTGTCTTCATTTGCCACAATATTTGAGTTTTCTGCTGACAAATGAGGCTTTCGCCGATATTACAAGCATTGGCTGTCATACTAATTTGTGGAATTTCAAAAAAATGAAATATCACAAATGGCTAGAAAATGAAGGCATTTCAGAGAAAATTCCGCCTTTGCATTACGGAAAAGATGTTTTGAAAAAAGAAGGTGATTTGGCCATTGGTGTTGGACTTCATGACAGTTCATCGGCAATTATTCCATATACAATTAATTTCACGGAGCCTTTTGTTTTATTATCAACAGGAACTTGGAGCATTTCACTGAATCCGTTCAATAATAAGCCTCTGACTTTTGATGAACTTCAAAAAGATTGTTTGTGTTATATGCAGTATACTGAAAAACCGGTAAAAGCAGCAAGATTGTTTTCGGGCAACGAACATGAAGTACAAGCCAAAAGATTAGCGGCTCATTTTGATGTTCCGTTTGATACTTTCAAAGATGTTTATTTTGATAAAAATATTGTAGCAAATTTAAGAGCGCTTCATTTTCAGATCATCTATCCTAAAAAATATGATTTTGATATTTTGAAAGAATGCCCATTTCAAAAAAGAGATCTTTCGACTTTTAAAAGTTACGAAACCGCTTATCATCAATTGATGTTGGATTTAGTCGAACAACAAGTTTTTTCGACTAATTTAGTGATACACAATAGCCCTGTTAAGAAAATTTTTGTTGATGGAGGGTTTAGTAAAAATTCGATTTTTATGAATTTGCTGGCAGAAGCTTATCCTGATATTGAAGTTTATGCAGCATCGATGGCGCAAGCAAGTGCATTGGGAGCAGCGTTGGCGATTCACGACAACTGGAATCCAAAGCCAATTCAAAATGATTTAATCGATTTGAAATTTTATAAGCATTAA
- a CDS encoding lactate utilization protein B produces the protein MSSKKTIEHSEAAARFNKDVARVNWHDETLWFVREKRDKSAHEIPDWELLRETASKIKNNVLSNIHDYLVEFEANAQKNGIKVHWAADAKEHNEIVHSILVKHDVKQMVKSKSMLTEECHLNEYLAENGVEVIDSDLGEYIVQLRKEPPSHIVLPAIHLKKEDVSETFHEHLGTEKGNFDPQYLTESARQQLRDTFLTRKAALTGVNFAIAETGEFVVCTNEGNADMGAHLADVHIACMGFEKLIPKREHLGVFLRLLARSATGQPITTFSSHFKKPRDGKEIHIVIVDNGRSTQLGREDFRNSLKCIRCGACMNTCPVYRRSGGHSYHNAVAGPIGSILAPNLDMSKNADLPFASTLCGSCTNVCPVKIDIHDQLYKWRQVLVKEGHTPTSKTIAMKTMATVLANPTVFNIAGKSGRFVMKNAPGLVNNKMNKWYDQREMPAVPEESFREWYKKNSREAKDKNNE, from the coding sequence ATGTCTTCAAAAAAAACAATAGAACATAGCGAAGCGGCGGCACGTTTTAATAAAGATGTTGCCCGCGTAAACTGGCATGACGAGACGCTTTGGTTTGTTAGGGAAAAGCGTGATAAATCAGCACATGAGATTCCGGATTGGGAATTACTGCGTGAAACAGCTTCTAAAATCAAGAATAATGTACTTTCAAATATTCACGATTATTTAGTTGAATTTGAAGCAAACGCTCAGAAAAACGGCATAAAAGTACACTGGGCAGCGGATGCGAAAGAACATAATGAAATCGTGCATTCTATCTTAGTAAAACACGATGTTAAGCAAATGGTGAAATCAAAATCGATGCTTACAGAAGAATGCCATTTGAATGAATATTTAGCTGAAAATGGTGTAGAAGTTATTGACTCGGATTTAGGAGAATACATTGTACAGCTTCGCAAAGAACCACCGAGCCATATTGTTTTGCCCGCAATTCATCTTAAAAAAGAAGATGTAAGCGAAACTTTTCACGAACATTTAGGTACAGAAAAAGGAAATTTTGATCCGCAATATTTAACCGAATCGGCGCGACAACAGCTTCGCGATACGTTTTTAACCCGAAAAGCTGCTCTAACCGGAGTTAATTTTGCCATAGCAGAAACCGGCGAATTTGTGGTTTGTACCAATGAAGGAAATGCTGATATGGGCGCGCATTTAGCCGATGTGCATATTGCCTGTATGGGGTTTGAAAAGCTGATTCCGAAAAGAGAACATTTAGGTGTTTTCTTGAGATTGTTGGCTAGAAGTGCAACCGGACAACCAATCACGACTTTTTCAAGTCATTTTAAAAAGCCAAGGGACGGAAAAGAAATTCATATTGTAATTGTCGATAACGGCCGAAGCACTCAATTAGGAAGAGAAGATTTTAGAAATTCACTGAAATGTATTCGTTGTGGAGCCTGCATGAACACTTGTCCAGTTTACAGAAGAAGCGGTGGACACAGTTATCATAATGCAGTTGCAGGACCAATTGGCTCTATTTTGGCACCAAACTTAGACATGAGCAAAAATGCCGATTTGCCATTTGCAAGTACACTTTGTGGTTCGTGTACCAATGTTTGTCCGGTAAAAATCGATATTCACGATCAGTTGTATAAATGGCGTCAGGTTTTGGTTAAAGAAGGGCATACGCCAACTTCTAAAACTATAGCAATGAAAACGATGGCAACAGTTTTGGCAAATCCGACGGTTTTTAATATCGCAGGAAAATCAGGCCGATTTGTAATGAAAAATGCTCCAGGTTTGGTCAACAATAAAATGAACAAATGGTACGATCAACGCGAAATGCCTGCCGTTCCAGAAGAATCATTTAGAGAGTGGTACAAGAAGAATTCAAGAGAAGCAAAAGATAAAAACAATGAGTAG
- a CDS encoding bifunctional aldolase/short-chain dehydrogenase encodes MSNINTNNMNFKHVSYLWDDAKAKELAGDEVALFIYRSNLLGADLRLTNYGGGNTSVKITDKDPLTGASSEVMWIKGSGGDIGTLTKSGCAALYLDRLRNLENVYRGIEFEDEMVELFNHCIFDLASKAPSIDTPLHGFLPFKHIDHLHPDAAIAIAAAKDGKQITEELFDGEIGWVGWQRPGFDLGLQLRSCLEEAEKKGKKLRGIMLGSHGLFTWGDTAYESYINTLEVIEKCAEYLESNYGKKRPVFGGKKIDSLPEADRKLKAAKIAPILRGFCSSERHMIGHYTDDARVLEFINSNDLAKLAPLGTSCPDHFLRTKISPLVLELDPNEDLSDVAAIKAKLTPAFEAYRAMYKDYYNACKKSNSPAMRDPNPVVILYPGVGMFTFAKDKTMARLASEYYINAVNVMKGAEAVSEYTSLPHQEAFDIEYWLLEEAKLQRMPKPKALSGRIAVITGSAGGIGKAIAKKFAQEGACVVINDINEERLESATAEFVKLFGKDAVSSTLLNVTDSDSTEKAFDQASLAFGGADIIVNNAGISISKSIAEHTLEEWDRLYDILVKGQFIVSKAGIEVMRKQGFGGDIVNIVSKNAVVAGPNNPGYGSAKAAQAHLTRLMAAELGADKIRVNTVNPDAVISDSNIWSGGWAEGRAKAYGITVEELPAYYAKRTLLNEIILPDDIANACFAFVGGLLDKSTGNALNVDGGVGMGFYR; translated from the coding sequence ATGTCGAATATAAATACAAATAATATGAATTTTAAGCACGTAAGCTATCTTTGGGATGACGCTAAAGCAAAAGAATTAGCTGGTGATGAAGTAGCGCTTTTTATTTATCGCTCTAATCTTTTAGGAGCCGATTTAAGATTGACAAACTACGGAGGTGGAAACACTTCTGTAAAAATTACAGATAAAGATCCATTAACGGGAGCAAGCTCTGAGGTTATGTGGATTAAAGGTTCTGGAGGAGATATCGGAACTTTGACAAAATCAGGCTGTGCGGCACTTTATTTAGACAGATTGCGCAATCTTGAAAATGTGTACAGAGGAATTGAGTTTGAAGATGAAATGGTAGAATTGTTCAATCACTGTATTTTTGATTTGGCTTCAAAAGCACCTTCTATCGATACGCCTTTGCACGGTTTCTTGCCTTTCAAACATATCGATCACCTGCATCCAGATGCGGCAATTGCAATTGCGGCTGCAAAAGATGGAAAGCAAATTACCGAAGAATTATTTGATGGCGAAATTGGCTGGGTTGGCTGGCAACGTCCTGGTTTTGACCTTGGACTTCAATTAAGAAGCTGTTTGGAAGAAGCTGAGAAAAAAGGAAAAAAACTTCGCGGTATTATGTTAGGTTCTCATGGTTTATTCACTTGGGGTGACACTGCATACGAAAGTTATATTAATACACTGGAAGTAATCGAGAAATGCGCTGAATATTTAGAAAGCAACTACGGAAAAAAACGTCCAGTTTTTGGAGGCAAAAAAATCGACAGTCTTCCTGAAGCAGATCGTAAATTGAAAGCGGCAAAAATAGCTCCAATTTTAAGAGGATTCTGTTCGTCTGAGCGTCACATGATTGGACATTATACAGATGATGCAAGAGTTTTGGAATTCATTAATTCTAATGATTTGGCAAAATTAGCACCGCTTGGAACTTCTTGTCCGGATCACTTTTTAAGAACTAAAATCAGTCCGTTAGTTTTGGAATTAGATCCAAACGAAGATTTGTCTGATGTTGCAGCAATTAAAGCAAAATTAACGCCCGCATTTGAAGCGTATCGTGCAATGTATAAAGACTACTACAATGCATGCAAAAAATCAAATTCACCAGCAATGCGTGACCCAAACCCGGTTGTGATTTTATATCCTGGAGTGGGAATGTTCACTTTTGCAAAAGATAAAACAATGGCGCGTTTGGCGTCAGAATATTATATCAATGCGGTAAACGTAATGAAAGGTGCTGAAGCAGTTTCAGAATATACTTCATTGCCTCACCAAGAAGCATTTGATATCGAATATTGGTTGTTGGAAGAAGCTAAATTACAGCGTATGCCAAAACCAAAAGCATTGTCAGGAAGAATCGCTGTAATTACAGGTTCTGCCGGCGGAATTGGTAAAGCTATCGCTAAGAAATTTGCTCAAGAAGGTGCTTGTGTAGTAATCAATGATATTAATGAAGAGCGTTTAGAATCGGCTACAGCTGAGTTTGTGAAATTGTTTGGTAAAGATGCAGTTTCAAGCACTTTATTGAATGTTACTGATTCTGACAGTACCGAAAAAGCATTTGACCAGGCTTCTCTAGCTTTTGGTGGTGCCGATATTATTGTAAACAATGCCGGAATCAGTATTTCTAAATCAATTGCTGAACACACTTTAGAAGAGTGGGACAGATTGTATGATATTTTGGTAAAAGGACAATTTATTGTTTCTAAAGCTGGAATTGAAGTAATGCGCAAACAAGGTTTTGGCGGAGACATCGTAAATATTGTTTCTAAAAATGCAGTAGTTGCAGGTCCAAATAATCCTGGATACGGTTCTGCAAAAGCGGCTCAAGCACACTTGACACGTTTAATGGCTGCTGAATTAGGAGCTGATAAAATTCGCGTAAATACAGTAAATCCAGACGCTGTAATTTCAGATTCAAATATCTGGTCGGGCGGATGGGCAGAAGGACGTGCAAAAGCATACGGAATCACAGTTGAAGAATTGCCGGCTTACTACGCAAAACGTACCTTATTAAATGAAATTATATTGCCAGATGATATCGCAAATGCGTGTTTTGCTTTCGTTGGTGGTTTATTAGATAAATCTACAGGAAACGCTCTAAACGTTGATGGCGGTGTCGGAATGGGCTTTTACAGATAA
- a CDS encoding glycoside hydrolase family 28 protein, with product MKKISICFALLLSLLFLSFQIDPTFVTQKEVVVKAPFEMPAIKIPDFSKCKKFSIVDFGAVKGDKEKTSEAISKAISKANKSGGGIVIIPEGEWLTKKIHFKSNVNLHLEKGAVLLFSEDPKDYLPAVRSTWEGYECYNYSPLVYAYQCKNIAITGEGELKAKMDVWTKWFARPKAHMESLKRLYYLASYQKPVEERQMVNDTANLRPHFIQFNRCQNILMDGVKITNSPFWTIHPFLSKDVVIRNLQVYAHGHNNDGVDPEMSQNVLIENCVFDQGDDAIAIKSGCGIDAWTLSTPSKNIVMRNCTVKNGHQLVAIGSELSGGIENVFIDNCTVVDGAKLNHLLYIKTNERRGGFVNNIHMTNIKSGKIDAGILGIETDVLYQWRDLVPTIERRLTPIKNVHFENIKATNVKFISRIQAQKELPVENIFLTNVTAENVQGEKSIHENVVNFVSKN from the coding sequence ATGAAAAAAATATCAATTTGTTTTGCCCTTTTACTTTCATTGCTGTTTTTGTCGTTTCAGATAGATCCAACTTTTGTAACGCAAAAAGAAGTGGTAGTAAAAGCGCCTTTTGAAATGCCTGCAATCAAAATTCCTGATTTCAGCAAGTGCAAGAAATTTTCGATTGTTGATTTTGGAGCAGTAAAAGGAGATAAAGAAAAAACTTCTGAAGCAATTTCTAAAGCCATTTCAAAAGCCAATAAATCGGGTGGAGGAATTGTAATAATTCCGGAAGGCGAATGGCTGACTAAGAAAATTCATTTTAAAAGTAATGTAAATCTGCATTTAGAAAAAGGTGCGGTTTTGCTTTTTTCTGAAGATCCAAAAGATTATCTGCCTGCTGTTCGTTCCACTTGGGAAGGTTATGAATGCTACAATTATTCGCCGCTGGTTTATGCCTATCAGTGTAAAAATATTGCCATTACAGGCGAAGGCGAATTGAAGGCAAAAATGGATGTTTGGACCAAATGGTTCGCACGCCCAAAAGCGCATATGGAAAGTCTGAAGAGATTGTATTATTTGGCTTCTTACCAAAAACCTGTCGAAGAAAGACAAATGGTTAATGATACAGCAAATTTGCGTCCGCATTTTATTCAGTTCAATCGTTGCCAGAATATTTTAATGGATGGCGTTAAGATTACCAACAGTCCGTTTTGGACGATTCATCCGTTTTTGTCAAAAGATGTCGTGATAAGAAATCTTCAGGTTTATGCACACGGACATAATAATGACGGTGTTGATCCGGAAATGTCTCAAAATGTATTGATCGAAAATTGTGTTTTTGACCAGGGAGACGATGCAATCGCAATTAAATCGGGTTGTGGAATAGATGCCTGGACCCTAAGTACGCCTTCTAAAAATATTGTAATGCGAAATTGTACTGTAAAAAACGGACATCAATTAGTAGCGATTGGAAGTGAACTTTCAGGTGGCATCGAAAATGTTTTTATTGATAATTGCACTGTCGTGGATGGCGCAAAACTAAATCATCTTTTATACATTAAAACCAATGAAAGAAGAGGCGGTTTTGTAAATAATATTCACATGACAAATATTAAATCAGGAAAAATTGACGCAGGAATTCTCGGAATAGAAACCGATGTTTTGTATCAATGGCGTGATTTGGTTCCAACAATTGAACGACGTTTGACACCAATAAAAAATGTGCATTTTGAAAATATAAAAGCAACCAATGTGAAGTTTATTTCGAGAATTCAAGCTCAGAAAGAACTTCCGGTAGAGAATATTTTCTTGACAAATGTAACTGCTGAAAATGTTCAGGGTGAGAAATCGATTCATGAAAATGTAGTGAATTTTGTCAGTAAAAATTAA
- a CDS encoding TIM barrel protein, whose translation MLIESNNIASHNEGLLKKHQNKFAFTASEIENAESIIQKLIDFQIAIPSWALGTGGTRFGRFAGGGEPRSLEEKIEDVGLLHKLNNASGAISLHIPWDIPTDYKAIKTLAAQHGLKFDAMNSNTFQDQANAEHTYRYGSLQNVNKAVRKQAIAHNIEVIKHGIELGSNSLTVWLADGSNFPGQLNFRKAYQNTLESLEEIYDALPSNWKLFLEYKCAEPNFYSTTVADWGQSYSYVQKLGDKAKTLVDLGHHLPNANIEQIVSILLMDNKLGGFHFNDSKYGDDDLTAGALKPYQLFLIFNELVEGMDARGMNHAKDLGWMIDASHNIKDPLEDLLQSVEAIMIAYAQALSVDRKALEQAQEENDVVKAQEILQNAFRTDVRALVAEARLRSGAALNPVELYRSLAVRSNLIGERGLKTMATGL comes from the coding sequence ATGTTAATTGAATCAAACAATATTGCATCTCATAATGAGGGATTGCTGAAAAAACATCAAAATAAATTTGCTTTTACAGCATCAGAAATAGAAAATGCAGAATCGATTATTCAAAAATTAATTGATTTTCAAATCGCGATTCCATCTTGGGCTTTAGGAACTGGAGGAACTAGATTTGGACGTTTTGCAGGTGGAGGAGAGCCTCGTTCATTAGAAGAAAAAATTGAAGATGTAGGTTTGCTTCATAAATTAAACAATGCTTCTGGAGCGATTTCGCTTCATATTCCGTGGGATATCCCGACTGATTATAAAGCAATCAAAACGTTAGCAGCACAGCACGGATTAAAGTTTGATGCCATGAACTCGAATACGTTTCAGGATCAGGCAAATGCAGAACATACGTATAGATATGGTTCGTTGCAAAACGTAAATAAAGCAGTTCGTAAACAAGCAATTGCTCATAATATTGAAGTGATCAAACACGGAATCGAATTAGGTTCTAATTCATTAACCGTTTGGTTAGCGGATGGATCTAACTTTCCGGGGCAATTAAACTTCAGAAAAGCTTATCAAAATACATTAGAAAGTTTAGAAGAAATCTACGATGCATTACCTTCAAACTGGAAATTATTCTTAGAATACAAATGTGCTGAACCAAACTTTTACTCAACAACTGTTGCAGATTGGGGACAATCGTATTCATATGTTCAAAAGTTAGGAGACAAAGCAAAAACGCTTGTTGATTTAGGACACCATTTACCAAATGCAAACATTGAGCAAATTGTTTCTATTTTGTTGATGGACAATAAATTAGGAGGTTTCCATTTTAACGATTCAAAATACGGAGATGATGATTTAACTGCCGGAGCATTAAAACCTTACCAATTATTCTTGATTTTCAATGAATTAGTTGAAGGAATGGACGCAAGAGGAATGAATCACGCCAAAGATTTAGGCTGGATGATTGATGCTTCTCACAATATCAAAGATCCTTTAGAAGATTTATTGCAATCTGTTGAAGCGATTATGATTGCTTATGCACAGGCACTTTCTGTGGACAGAAAAGCTTTAGAGCAAGCTCAAGAAGAAAATGACGTGGTAAAAGCGCAGGAAATTCTTCAAAATGCTTTCCGCACAGATGTTCGCGCATTAGTTGCTGAAGCTCGTTTGCGCTCTGGAGCTGCTTTGAATCCAGTTGAATTGTATCGTTCTCTCGCTGTTAGAAGCAATTTAATTGGAGAAAGAGGGTTAAAAACAATGGCAACAGGATTGTAA
- the rhaT gene encoding L-rhamnose/proton symporter RhaT, with protein MESLLGIIFHSIGGFSSGSFYMPFKKVKNWAWESYWLIGGFFSWLIVPPIAAYLTIPNFTEIIATAAPQVKALAFIMGLIWGVGGLTYGLGVRYLGMSLGNSITLGFCSAFGALIPPIYYHFNAVEGKESISDMFANSGGQMVLAGVLICILGIAILGKAGMLKEKDFATGHEDKDKDFNLVKGLIIAIVSGILSSFFNFGIEAAKPMAEVANEAWKLANPNQGEFLFQNNVSYIVILWGGLTTNFIWCIYLNFKNKTFSDYTNINTPIAKNVLFSAIAGTMWFLQFFFYGMGESKLGNGASSWILHMSTIILTANFWGFYLKEWTGVSKKTMQTFVWGIGLIMLSIVVVGIGNSL; from the coding sequence ATGGAATCATTACTCGGTATTATTTTTCACTCCATTGGAGGTTTTTCTTCGGGCAGTTTTTATATGCCATTCAAGAAAGTAAAAAATTGGGCTTGGGAAAGCTACTGGCTTATAGGAGGTTTTTTCTCTTGGCTTATTGTGCCGCCAATTGCCGCTTATTTAACGATTCCAAATTTTACTGAAATCATCGCAACAGCTGCACCACAAGTTAAGGCATTAGCATTTATAATGGGATTGATTTGGGGTGTAGGCGGACTTACTTATGGTCTTGGTGTTCGTTATTTAGGAATGTCGTTAGGAAACTCAATTACGCTAGGATTCTGTTCTGCTTTTGGAGCTTTGATTCCACCAATTTACTATCATTTTAATGCAGTAGAAGGAAAAGAGTCGATTAGTGATATGTTTGCGAATTCAGGTGGACAAATGGTTTTGGCCGGAGTTTTAATATGTATTCTTGGTATTGCTATTTTAGGAAAAGCAGGAATGCTGAAAGAAAAGGATTTTGCAACAGGTCATGAAGATAAAGACAAAGATTTCAATTTGGTAAAAGGATTGATCATTGCTATAGTTTCAGGTATTTTGAGCTCATTTTTCAATTTCGGAATTGAAGCGGCAAAGCCAATGGCGGAAGTGGCAAATGAAGCTTGGAAATTAGCAAATCCGAATCAAGGTGAATTTTTGTTCCAAAACAATGTGAGTTATATCGTGATACTTTGGGGCGGACTAACAACTAACTTTATATGGTGTATTTATCTGAATTTCAAAAACAAAACTTTTTCAGATTATACCAATATAAATACTCCAATTGCTAAAAACGTACTGTTTTCTGCAATTGCAGGAACAATGTGGTTTTTGCAGTTCTTCTTTTATGGCATGGGAGAGAGCAAATTAGGCAATGGTGCAAGTTCATGGATTCTGCATATGTCAACCATTATTTTGACGGCTAATTTCTGGGGATTCTATCTGAAAGAATGGACAGGAGTTTCTAAAAAAACAATGCAAACTTTTGTGTGGGGAATTGGATTAATCATGCTTTCGATTGTCGTAGTCGGAATTGGTAATTCATTATAA